Part of the Sorghum bicolor cultivar BTx623 chromosome 1, Sorghum_bicolor_NCBIv3, whole genome shotgun sequence genome, ATCCTCAACGACGCGACCCGGCGCGCCACGTTCAGGAAGCGGCGCCAGGGCTTgatgaagaaggcgagggagctgGCGACGCTGTGCGACGTGGACGCCTGCGTCGTCGTGTACGGCGAGGGCGAGACCCGGCCGCATGTGTGGCCCGACGTGGCCACGGCGGCGCAGGTGCTGGCCCGGTTCAAGGCCATGCCTGAGCTGGACCAGTACAAGAAGACCATGGACATGGAGGGACTCCTGGCGCAGCGCATCGACAAGCAACAGGAGCAGCTCCACAAGGCGCGGCGCGAGAACCACGAGCGCGAGACCACGCTCCTCCTCCACGACGCCATCGTGGGGCGCTGCCCGGGCCTCGCGGGCGTCTCCGTCGAGAACGTCGCCGGCCTCGGCTGGATGGTGGAGAACcgcctcgtcgtcgtcaaccAATCCCtcgagcgccgccgccaccaggcCCAGGCCGCCGCTGGCGCTGGGAAGCAGCAGGTCCAGGGTCAGCCGCCACTACAGGACaaggacgacgtcgtcgtcgccaCCGCGCCGACGACCCTGCAGCTGCAGATGCCGCCTCAGCAGGTGAGCCTGCTGCAGCCGCTGGTGCCCGCCTACAGCATCTCCGGCGGCGGTCCCGCCGGACAGGCGGACGTTGTTCATCAGGCGCCGCCGCTGAACCCGAGCCCGGACCCGGAGCCGCAGCCCAGCTGGCTGATGGAACTGGCCAGTGCCGGGGACCTCGGCGCGCTCGTCTACAGCGGCTTCAGCGGTGGCCGTGGGATGAGCTTCGGAGGCGCCGGCGGcgccagcaccagcaccagcaccagcaccagcgcCAGCGCTGGGGCGGCAGACATGCTGCCGCCTCATCTGGGCAATTTTGGCGCCGGATTTGGGTGGCCTGATGCTCCTGGCCCTTCTTCTTTCCCTCCGATGTAAGGGGGCCGTGCGGCACTCCGGCCCCCACATTCCGCACCGCCATCGCATCGTCTCGTCCCGTcgtcgcatgcatgcatgcatctgtATCGTATctgccgtcgtcgtcgttcgTGTCCGTACCGCCTATATAATACTCCACTCCTATATGATTTCTTTTTGTGTTTGTATTCTCTATTCTAGTATGGTTCGCCGTCGAGTCGTTCTAAGTATTGTACTTCTTGTCAGCATGCGACATTGCATGGTTATTAATATTAAGCTATTTTATTTCGAGGTGGTTGCTCTTTTActgttatatatatactatggTGTTGGAACAAAAAGGGATTCATGAATTCTCACTCTATATATGTAAACATCATATCGTCCATACACGTAAGGTCCTGTTAATTTAATTTAGAGCTTAACGGATTTACCTCAATATACACATGTGTGGTAGGGTAAAATTTAATTTAAGTTTTACTTCAATCCACCTCAACCCATGTAGATTGATATATATGCTGCTAAACAAGACCCAATGCAATATTTCTTTCCAGAAGTATATGCAAAACACGCTAGCTAGCTAACCTGCGCGCTCGAGAACGTACGCATGTATCTGAGCCAACGCCGAAGAAATGGAGAATAGCGTTTCTATTTTTCATCCGATATATAGAACACAAAAGTTTGAGGTAGTTTTCACACCAGTAAGGCTTTATTTGGATGTTGTTGGATTCACCTCAGTCCTACGtatgttggagtggattggggtggaatttagttcaagttctacTCCAATCCATCCAAACATatatggattgatgtgaatccgactatatccaaacaaggtCTAACATGGTGATCGTGCTCCGGTTTCTATATCTGATAGATACATGCATGTCGTATATCGGTGTAATCGGTTGCTAGGGATAGAGTTTGATTATTCTTCCTAAACCTGGGACCGATATAGGTATATGTAGTACCGTACTAATCCACCATTGTAAGT contains:
- the LOC8064556 gene encoding agamous-like MADS-box protein AGL80, whose amino-acid sequence is MARKKVNLQRILNDATRRATFRKRRQGLMKKARELATLCDVDACVVVYGEGETRPHVWPDVATAAQVLARFKAMPELDQYKKTMDMEGLLAQRIDKQQEQLHKARRENHERETTLLLHDAIVGRCPGLAGVSVENVAGLGWMVENRLVVVNQSLERRRHQAQAAAGAGKQQVQGQPPLQDKDDVVVATAPTTLQLQMPPQQVSLLQPLVPAYSISGGGPAGQADVVHQAPPLNPSPDPEPQPSWLMELASAGDLGALVYSGFSGGRGMSFGGAGGASTSTSTSTSASAGAADMLPPHLGNFGAGFGWPDAPGPSSFPPM